Proteins encoded within one genomic window of Aquamicrobium lusatiense:
- a CDS encoding CDP-alcohol phosphatidyltransferase family protein, which translates to MMEKGHRRPLASRDTRWAQTMAKRMVHMSITPNAISQASMVMAALAGIAFFFSGANEGAARIVLLIAAALFCQLRLLCNLFDGMVAVEGGKAEADGPFWNEFPDRAADIMIFAGIGYGIGEPGLGWAAAAFAVLTAYVRELGRANGVASDFCGPMAKQHRMAVVTGAALLSVFGFLWDGRNEVLVAALWIIAAGAALTALRRGFRQVKRLRAGKS; encoded by the coding sequence ATCATGGAAAAAGGCCACCGCAGGCCGCTGGCCAGCCGCGACACGCGCTGGGCCCAGACCATGGCAAAGCGCATGGTTCACATGTCGATCACGCCCAACGCGATCTCGCAGGCCAGCATGGTCATGGCCGCGCTGGCCGGCATCGCCTTTTTCTTCTCCGGCGCGAATGAAGGCGCAGCCCGCATCGTGTTGCTGATTGCGGCGGCCCTGTTTTGCCAGTTGCGCCTGTTGTGCAACCTGTTTGACGGCATGGTCGCGGTGGAAGGCGGCAAGGCAGAAGCGGACGGGCCGTTCTGGAATGAATTCCCCGACCGCGCCGCCGACATCATGATCTTCGCCGGCATCGGCTACGGGATCGGCGAGCCTGGGCTCGGCTGGGCGGCTGCCGCATTCGCCGTGCTCACCGCCTATGTGCGCGAGCTTGGCCGCGCCAATGGCGTGGCAAGCGACTTCTGCGGCCCCATGGCCAAGCAGCACCGCATGGCAGTGGTGACAGGCGCGGCCCTGCTTTCGGTGTTCGGGTTCCTGTGGGACGGCCGCAACGAGGTGCTGGTGGCAGCGCTGTGGATCATCGCCGCAGGGGCCGCGCTCACCGCCCTTCGCCGCGGCTTCAGACAGGTGAAGCGCCTGCGCGCCGGCAAGAGCTGA